The DNA sequence GGAGTACGAGCGGCGTTGGACTGggagtaatggaatttattgaataacCCCTTGGTGTGGTGCCCtgttttaggcacttgggaagtccaTAATGGAGTGACATGTTCCCCGTTCACAAGACCTTTCACTCCGAGAGGGAACACAGAAATTATTTAGTAgttgaaaaaataattgaatgcacaattGCAGAGTATATTTACAAAAATGCTCAGTGTGCGTGTAAAGTTCAGAAGTGCTGCAGAGGACTGGGGATTTGAATGACTTACGATGCCGGAAGCTGgtcgggaaaggcctcctagagaaagtgagatttcagaaggactttgaagagggggagagcagtggtctgttggatatttgGAGGGAGAGAGTCACAATTCGGGGGGGAACAGCTTGGGCAGGGGACaaaggtaggagaaatgagagcaaaGGAGAGTAAGAAATGGACATGGTCAAACAAAGCCTCAGGCAGTAatgtatcccagctgaaaacttggAGGCgcagaagaaggaggagcaggaggagaagaaggagagagaagagaaggaggagcagcatgagtcagaaggtcatgagttctaaccctggccgccgccacttgtctgctgggtgaccttgggcaagtcacttcacttctctgggcctcagttacctcaactgtaaaatggggattaagactgtgagcccaggtgggacaaggactgtgaacaacccactttgctcgtatccacctagtgcttagtacagtgcgtggcacataatatgcgctttaaaaataccattaatataattatttttgttaggagcaggggaagaaggaGCCGGAGAGGGCGAGCAGGATGAGAAGGAGAAATaaaagaaggaggagcaggaaaggaggagtgggaaaggaggatcaggagaaaaaagaaaagaggagaagcaggaggagcaggagaagaaagagaaggaggaaagggcaaaggaggagagaaggaaaaggaggggcagaaagagacgaagtagaaagaagaggaggaggaggagcaagaggagaaagatgagctgaagaaaaggagcaggagaaggaggagccacGGGAGCAAGGCCAGCTCCTCCTGGACCAGGACCGGACAGGGATGCATTGGTAGaaaagtctgggggcgggggggcaggggcagactcACTCCCACTCTCTCACCATCCTAACCATCACAATCAAGGCTAGCCAGGCGTGACTTCCCCGTGGTGGTCTAGGGGAGAGCAGGCCAGGTCTCTGCGAGGCTCTAACAAGCAGGCATCCAGCAGTAGCTTGGGACTGCAGGGTCTGTCGGGGACTGCTAGCAATCCCCTCAGTGGTCCGTCTGCCCTGGAGCTGGTCTGTCCCTGCCCTAACTGGGTGGAGGGAAGACTCCCTCGGTAACAGAGCAGGCTCTGATGCCACCTCTTCTCTGGTGGCTAAACAACCACGGCTCGTGATGCTTCCATGATCACCTTTACTGGTTTTGCATGAGGTTGATGGAGATTCAGGACTGATCCGGTGCTGCTGAAGGTGGGACGTCTGGTCACCCAATCTCAGTGGGGCTCCAGGGGAGAATAGgaaacttccctgtgactctaaGAGGGATCCGAGTTGGAAAAGGGACGttcccttttccagaacatcCTCATCCTCCTGTCGCTGTGGATCATCAGGAATGGACTGATGACGGAGAAGGCGAATGCCATCAGAAGGTGGCAGCTCATCAGCAGAGTGGACTTCTTCTGCATGTTTAATATCACGCTCAGCATGAGGGACTGTCGCCCATAGAGAAggacgtagagggtgaccagggcaatGACTCTCTTGGCCGCTCTGACCTCAGGCATCACCCTGGGGGAGCGACCGGGCCCGTGGAGGTgccggacctgccggtggtgtctgtgcaggacaaacaccatgtagccgctggccacGCTCATGAGCCCCACAGAGAAGAGGTCCCATAGAGGGAGAATGACTGCTACAACCAGGTTGATTCCTGCACTGGAACTAACTTTTGAGCAATACGTGAGATCCAAGGTAAATCGAACACTGCTGCTGTTCTGGGGGCCGGTCGCATATATGAGTATATCAATGCCTATCAACATATTAAGGACCCAGGAGAGGACGCACAAAGGAATGATACACTTGGGTAATTTGGCTTTGActtctgcccaccaggaggtgccggggctgatggtgacggcctggaagacgctcaggaggcaggtggtgcagatggcaacTCCTCGGGTCACCCTGTAAAGGTACATGAGGATTTTACATCCAACATCATCCAGGAAATTTCTCAGCCCCCAAGCTGACACTGTGTCTGGAATTCCCttgctgaggaggaggatgatattAGCCAAGGCCAGTTGGGTTAAGAtcaggtcagaggagctgggcctgTGGCTGGTGGAGGCCATGTGGATATAAAACAGGAGAAGGAAAACATTAACTGAAATCCCAATGCTGACCTGGAGCACATTCACGATCCCAAATGAGAGTTCGGTGACATCCATTGTCTTAAATTTTCAGATGCAATCGGACGTGGTTTCTGGCGGAGCGATCTGGGGAAACGAGAGAATGAGAcaggggcagaggacagagaaagaaaaggcCAGAGAATGAAACGTTGAGACAGACAATGAGAGATGACATAAAACAGAGAGTTAATATGATAGGGAACGGATCAGCATGTCTGCAGGTCTGTCCCTCACAGATGTGACAGTGAGTTTAAAGAATTAGAATAGGTATTGACAAATTTTGCCCATTTCATATCAGTCCTGTCTTACCACCATCATTGACTTCTACATCGATGAAGGGCTGGGAAACACTAATGATGGGCTCAAAAATGAAGGTAACATTGGGACAGCAACTTTGTTGATTGCTCCCGGTTCAGTGCTCCAGCTGTGGACCTGGTGTGAGGATGACCACCACGATTTTCATTGATATTTCTCCAAGTCCTGCTCGATAGGGTTGGGTTAGTGTTGGACTTTCCTGGAGCAGATGGGTAGGAACAATGTTGTTTCCTTGCCAAATAAAATTCAGGAAAATGACCCACTTGTCTTACGCAGATTTTGGTCCAGATTTGGGGCCATTAATGCTCTGTTCCCCAAACAATGTCGGGTGGTCAGAGCTATTGCAACAATCCCAACAGCACTTTCCACACTGCACTTTTCTGTGAAAAATGTCTAATTCCCTTCAGTCCCACTCAGCCATTCACCTTCTCACCCCTCCAATCTGCTCAATGTCCCACTTCAGTGTTGCATCGTGACAGAGTGGCTGTTGAAAAGTCAAATTAATCATGCACGGATATCATGAATTATCAGTAGTCACAAAGTCCTGCATACTGATAGAGTTTGCAGCAGAGACCATTTGGTCACTGATGTAGAAACTGGGACAGAAACAGAATTATCTTGAGGAGGTTTAAGCTCTATTGTTCAACCTGCTAAGAAATCC is a window from the Ornithorhynchus anatinus isolate Pmale09 chromosome 15, mOrnAna1.pri.v4, whole genome shotgun sequence genome containing:
- the ORNANAV1R3239 gene encoding vomeronasal 1 receptor ornAnaV1R3239 (The RefSeq protein has 1 substitution compared to this genomic sequence) — translated: MDVTELSFGIVNVLQVSIGISVNVFLLLFYIHMASTSHRPSSSDLILTQLALANIILLLSKGIPDTVSAWGLRNFLDDVGCKILMYLYRVTRGVAICTTCLLSVFQAVTISPGTSWWAEVKAKLPKCIIPLCVLSWVLNMLIGIDILIYATGPQNSSSVRFTLDLTYCSKVSSSAGINLVVAVILPLWDLFSVGLMSVASGYMVFVLHRHHRQVRHLHGPGRSPRVMPEVRAAKRVIALVTLYVLLYGRQSLMLSVILNMQKKSTLLVSCHLLMAFAFSVISPFLMIHSDRRMRMFWKRERPFSNSDPS